A region from the Candidatus Eisenbacteria bacterium genome encodes:
- a CDS encoding exosortase/archaeosortase family protein, with translation MTAAPRRWPLGRFARVAVLALLLALVYHRALAKLAEVWRTNESYSHGPLVPIVVLALLWLRRRAIAAVPPAPDARGLVLVVLACVALVAGMRADLFALEGYSLLLMVFGLAISYQGIPRLRKLAVPLGYLIFMLPFPPVIVNELSFALKEITVRLSTTLAEQLGVLVQRNGMSLWLQGGELRVENPCSGLRSLIALLATGALFAIFQPGGPWRRITMFLSAIPVAMFSNVLRITLLLVVGHYLSVQQAGGRAHDWSGVVLYAASLIGLLSVRWWLSPRARRPRTDRQPAVFAR, from the coding sequence GTGACCGCTGCGCCGCGCCGCTGGCCGCTCGGCCGCTTCGCACGCGTGGCGGTGCTGGCGCTGCTCCTCGCGCTCGTCTATCACCGCGCGCTCGCCAAACTCGCCGAAGTGTGGCGCACCAACGAGAGCTACTCGCACGGACCGCTGGTCCCGATCGTGGTGCTGGCGTTGCTGTGGCTGCGGCGACGGGCGATCGCCGCGGTGCCGCCGGCTCCCGATGCGCGCGGACTGGTGCTGGTCGTGCTCGCGTGCGTGGCGCTCGTCGCGGGCATGCGTGCGGACCTGTTCGCACTCGAAGGCTACTCGCTGCTCCTGATGGTGTTCGGGCTCGCGATTTCGTATCAGGGCATCCCGCGCCTGCGCAAGCTCGCGGTGCCGCTCGGCTACCTGATCTTCATGCTGCCGTTCCCGCCCGTGATCGTGAACGAGCTGAGCTTCGCGCTCAAGGAGATCACGGTGCGACTCTCGACGACGCTGGCCGAGCAGCTCGGCGTACTGGTGCAGCGCAACGGCATGTCATTGTGGCTGCAGGGCGGCGAGCTGCGGGTGGAGAATCCGTGCAGCGGGCTGCGATCGCTGATCGCGCTGCTCGCGACCGGTGCGCTGTTCGCGATCTTCCAGCCCGGCGGTCCGTGGCGCCGCATCACGATGTTCCTGTCCGCGATCCCGGTCGCGATGTTCAGCAACGTGTTGCGGATCACGCTGCTGCTGGTGGTCGGGCACTACCTGAGCGTTCAGCAGGCCGGCGGGCGTGCACATGACTGGTCCGGAGTGGTGCTGTATGCCGCCTCGCTGATCGGGCTGCTGTCGGTGCGATGGTGGCTGTCACCGCGCGCTCGTCGCCCACGCACCGACCGCCAGCCCGCGGTGTTCGCGCGATGA
- a CDS encoding methyltransferase, with product MTIEAARAKFERFLRWTIEVEYPAHQRFLPAGEREAFGDYYKGLPKPGDEEAIRRKLRGTWRGDAGWTARWLARRDRPVVLDAGSGFGTFAMMYAAVGAEVLAVDLRPDRLAAADRRLAFYHETTGETLAVRNLRADLTREWERNVDLVWVYNALSHIDPLDPFIQKVREHLKPGGVLVVGDINGGNPIHLERLSHVRDQVHQEYVAPDGQRHAYAVERTFTPSQMRAVMESNGLRVVHHELYWGGLATLPGPIYDWVMQPLQRQWRLGERRARRQLIVAGRGD from the coding sequence ATGACGATCGAAGCCGCGCGTGCGAAGTTCGAGCGATTCCTGCGATGGACGATCGAGGTCGAGTATCCGGCCCACCAACGTTTCCTGCCCGCCGGCGAGCGCGAGGCGTTCGGCGACTACTACAAGGGCCTTCCGAAGCCGGGCGACGAAGAGGCGATCCGCCGCAAGCTGCGCGGCACCTGGCGCGGGGATGCGGGCTGGACCGCACGCTGGCTGGCGCGCCGCGACCGCCCGGTGGTGCTCGACGCGGGCTCCGGATTCGGCACCTTCGCCATGATGTACGCGGCGGTCGGCGCCGAGGTGCTGGCGGTCGACCTGCGGCCCGATCGGCTGGCGGCGGCCGATCGGCGCCTCGCCTTCTACCACGAGACCACCGGCGAGACGCTCGCGGTTCGCAACCTGCGCGCCGACCTGACGCGCGAGTGGGAGCGCAATGTCGACCTGGTGTGGGTCTATAACGCGCTGTCGCACATCGACCCGCTCGATCCGTTCATCCAGAAAGTGCGAGAACACCTGAAGCCCGGTGGCGTGCTGGTGGTGGGCGACATCAACGGCGGCAATCCGATCCACCTCGAGCGGCTGTCGCACGTGCGCGATCAGGTGCACCAGGAGTACGTCGCGCCCGACGGCCAGCGGCACGCCTACGCGGTCGAGCGCACCTTCACCCCGTCGCAGATGCGCGCCGTGATGGAGTCGAACGGCCTGCGCGTGGTGCATCACGAGCTCTACTGGGGCGGACTCGCGACGTTGCCGGGACCGATCTACGACTGGGTGATGCAGCCGCTGCAGCGACAGTGGAGGCTCGGCGAACGCCGCGCGCGCCGACAGCTCATCGTGGCGGGGCGCGGGGATTGA
- the epsI gene encoding EpsI family protein: protein MIRFVATVLLLALTGLYVALHPPTDYALGGNILASCPLLLDDWNGAELSFEDAVIEELRADEILVRRYQRNDQRVWLCIVYHQRRRYGAHDPKLCYESQGYLVERVEPARIQDGSAEGLVVNRFVAQSRRERRLVYYWWNAEGLATSDVAKFRQRLALKGALGAPAWGAFVRVETIVHATDEDAERVVRDFASSVARSLPSILSRAPRTGA, encoded by the coding sequence ATGATCCGCTTCGTCGCCACCGTGCTGCTGCTCGCGCTCACCGGCCTCTATGTGGCGCTGCATCCGCCCACCGACTACGCGCTCGGGGGCAACATTCTGGCGAGCTGCCCGCTGCTGCTCGATGACTGGAACGGTGCCGAGCTGTCGTTCGAGGATGCGGTGATCGAGGAGCTGCGGGCGGACGAGATCCTCGTGCGGCGCTACCAGCGCAATGACCAGCGCGTGTGGCTGTGCATCGTCTATCACCAGCGGCGACGTTACGGCGCACACGATCCCAAACTGTGTTACGAGTCGCAGGGTTATCTGGTCGAACGAGTCGAACCCGCTCGCATCCAGGATGGAAGTGCGGAGGGCCTGGTGGTGAATCGGTTCGTCGCCCAGTCGCGCCGCGAACGCCGACTGGTCTACTACTGGTGGAATGCCGAGGGACTCGCAACCTCGGACGTGGCGAAGTTTCGCCAGCGACTTGCGCTCAAAGGCGCACTCGGGGCGCCGGCATGGGGGGCATTCGTGCGAGTCGAGACGATCGTGCACGCGACCGACGAGGACGCCGAGCGCGTGGTGCGAGACTTCGCTTCGAGTGTCGCGCGCTCATTGCCGTCGATTCTCTCTCGAGCGCCGCGGACTGGCGCGTGA
- a CDS encoding sugar transferase, which translates to MKRGSDLVGAAALLALFGVPMALIALLVRFDSRGPALFRQRRIGRGSAEFVIYKFRTMGVGTPEVASHLMVGRHASHVTRIGGFLRRSSLDELPQLFNIVRGEMTFVGPRPALFNQDDLIAMRRTAGVDALKPGVTGWAQINGRDDVPNHRKVELDRYYLERCGPALDVAILLRTPFALLVGRGVN; encoded by the coding sequence ATCAAGCGCGGTTCGGACCTGGTAGGCGCCGCGGCGCTGCTGGCGCTGTTCGGCGTGCCGATGGCGCTCATCGCGCTGCTGGTACGATTCGATTCGCGCGGACCGGCGCTGTTTCGACAGCGCCGCATCGGCCGCGGCTCGGCCGAGTTCGTGATCTACAAGTTCCGCACCATGGGAGTCGGCACCCCGGAGGTCGCCTCGCATCTGATGGTCGGCCGGCATGCTTCGCACGTGACGCGGATCGGCGGATTCCTGCGTCGTTCGAGCCTCGACGAGTTGCCGCAGTTGTTCAACATCGTGCGCGGCGAGATGACGTTCGTCGGCCCGCGCCCGGCGCTCTTCAATCAGGACGATCTGATCGCGATGCGCCGCACGGCCGGCGTCGACGCGCTCAAGCCCGGGGTGACCGGGTGGGCGCAGATCAACGGCCGCGACGACGTGCCGAACCATCGCAAAGTGGAGCTGGATCGCTACTACCTCGAGCGCTGCGGTCCGGCGCTCGACGTGGCGATCCTGCTGCGCACGCCGTTCGCGCTGCTGGTCGGACGAGGCGTCAATTGA